A stretch of the Arthrobacter sp. PAMC 25486 genome encodes the following:
- a CDS encoding carbohydrate ABC transporter permease, with product MPRKNAGNTLQDESARSAGGPPPLKSRKYKGVTERNRPLWLLAPGGLLITVIILIPLVLALYMSVIDLDQYTLRKWLTTPFIGIDNFVEAITKTDLLRSIWISVSFSVIATVVTVPLGVAAAVVTQNPYRGRAIVRAVFLIPYILPSFVVATVWRTMLQPDGIVNGVLNNVGIDPTLWLNGPMSYWTLVLVEIWAAWPFIYLLALAGLQSVDSEVHEAAAIDGALWWRKLREVVFPYLKGPVSLAFLLATLNHINNFTLPYVLFGAPAPADVNVLPILVYVTSFQSFRFGLSAAMAVVSLILIAIPLFIYLRAVKLDVSDDGGKK from the coding sequence ATGCCTCGCAAAAACGCCGGGAACACCCTGCAGGACGAGTCAGCTCGTTCTGCAGGGGGTCCTCCCCCACTCAAAAGTAGGAAGTACAAGGGTGTCACTGAACGCAACAGGCCTTTATGGTTGCTTGCACCGGGTGGCCTCCTCATCACGGTCATCATTCTCATCCCATTGGTGTTGGCCCTGTACATGTCAGTCATTGATCTCGATCAGTACACGCTTCGCAAATGGCTCACGACGCCCTTCATCGGGATAGACAATTTTGTTGAGGCCATCACTAAGACCGATCTTCTGCGGTCCATCTGGATTAGCGTATCTTTTTCAGTGATTGCCACAGTGGTGACTGTTCCGCTGGGTGTGGCTGCCGCCGTCGTTACTCAAAATCCGTACCGCGGCCGGGCCATTGTGCGAGCGGTCTTCCTCATCCCCTATATCCTGCCCTCATTCGTGGTTGCCACCGTGTGGCGCACAATGCTGCAGCCTGATGGAATTGTCAACGGCGTCCTAAACAATGTAGGCATCGACCCCACCCTGTGGCTCAACGGGCCAATGTCCTACTGGACTTTGGTTCTCGTGGAGATCTGGGCAGCCTGGCCGTTCATTTATCTGCTGGCCCTGGCTGGCCTGCAATCTGTCGATTCAGAAGTCCATGAAGCTGCAGCCATTGATGGTGCGTTGTGGTGGCGCAAATTGCGTGAAGTGGTTTTCCCCTACCTAAAGGGGCCAGTCTCTCTTGCATTCTTGTTGGCAACCTTGAACCACATAAACAACTTCACCTTGCCATACGTCCTCTTTGGCGCCCCGGCACCTGCAGACGTCAACGTCCTGCCCATTCTGGTCTACGTGACCAGCTTCCAGAGCTTCCGCTTCGGCTTGAGTGCCGCAATGGCCGTTGTCTCACTGATCCTCATCGCCATCCCCCTCTTCATCTACCTGAGGGCGGTCAAGCTCGACGTTTCCGACGATGGAGGAAAGAAATGA
- a CDS encoding LacI family DNA-binding transcriptional regulator → MESGSGLGTGRVTLQDVAKVAGVATSTVSRVLSDPGRISPKTTAAVMLAVRQLGYGVDKGKPAGLATKPRAVALLVPDITNPFYFGIIHGTQEQLKAAGYIQLLVNTEESADLEQSALNSMISSSRGVILAASRLSTDALAKAATQIPLVALNRNDADVPAVLIDPSYGIHQAIQHLVSMDHRRIAYISGPAHSWSSQWRWQVFEDAAREYGVEAVRLGPYSPKQTSGAAAADTLITSKASACVAFNDLLAIGMLRRLLTRGVKVPDDVSIVGCDDIFGADFCNPPLTTITAPIEQAARVATSMLLSRLGSDPLAVRQVSQLPTYLTVRESTGPAPSRR, encoded by the coding sequence ATGGAGTCAGGGTCGGGTCTGGGTACTGGAAGGGTGACTCTGCAGGACGTGGCCAAAGTTGCTGGAGTGGCAACTTCCACGGTCTCTAGGGTCTTGTCGGATCCCGGCCGCATTAGTCCAAAAACGACGGCGGCAGTCATGCTTGCCGTGCGGCAACTTGGGTATGGGGTCGACAAAGGCAAGCCCGCAGGTTTGGCAACAAAGCCGCGGGCCGTTGCGCTGCTTGTTCCAGATATCACGAACCCCTTCTATTTTGGCATCATCCATGGCACCCAGGAGCAGCTTAAGGCTGCCGGATATATCCAGCTTCTTGTTAACACGGAAGAGTCAGCTGACTTGGAGCAGTCCGCGCTTAACAGCATGATCTCTTCATCCCGGGGAGTCATCTTGGCGGCGTCCAGGCTGTCAACAGATGCGCTGGCCAAGGCTGCGACACAGATTCCTCTCGTGGCGCTGAACAGGAACGATGCGGATGTTCCCGCTGTTTTGATCGATCCGAGCTACGGCATTCATCAAGCTATCCAGCACTTAGTGTCCATGGACCATCGGCGGATTGCTTATATCTCCGGACCTGCCCATTCCTGGTCGAGCCAATGGCGTTGGCAGGTGTTTGAGGATGCTGCCCGTGAGTATGGCGTGGAAGCTGTCCGGCTGGGACCCTATTCGCCGAAACAGACGTCAGGTGCAGCCGCCGCGGACACTCTGATCACCAGCAAAGCCTCTGCCTGCGTTGCGTTCAACGACTTGCTCGCCATAGGCATGCTGCGGCGGTTGCTGACCAGAGGCGTCAAAGTGCCCGACGACGTCAGTATCGTGGGGTGCGACGATATTTTTGGGGCAGATTTCTGCAACCCTCCTCTAACCACCATCACCGCTCCCATTGAGCAGGCTGCCCGTGTCGCCACGAGCATGTTGCTAAGCCGGTTGGGTAGCGATCCGTTGGCTGTGCGCCAAGTTTCCCAGCTCCCAACGTATTTGACTGTGCGTGAATCCACAGGCCCGGCACCTAGCCGTCGCTAA
- a CDS encoding Gfo/Idh/MocA family protein, with protein MTRVAIIGCGDVSTVHFEAVKAIDGAELVAVCDTDPGRLAAVSQTHAVPGYSDVAALLDEVRPDVVHVCTPHNQHADPAIAALERGINVISEKPLASTMADGERLAAAAAVSSARIGVCFQNRYNQSVRAMAERLASGEFGEVLGGSGTVMWNRSADYYLNRPWRGCWEGGGGGLLMNQAIHTLDLLQWMLGDVTSVSGHAATHALGDTIDVEDTAELVLTHANGARSVFYATLANPVNAPITVDIVAEKATLSLRGDLTITHDDGRVEVVEERRAESGGRDYWGVSHQLYIADFYSQLGQDGAFWIDPAEALKTLRIIKAVYAQSYPGLLDEVS; from the coding sequence ATGACGAGAGTAGCCATCATCGGATGCGGCGACGTCTCCACCGTCCACTTCGAAGCCGTCAAGGCCATTGACGGGGCGGAGCTGGTGGCCGTGTGTGATACCGATCCCGGCCGGCTGGCCGCAGTATCGCAAACACACGCCGTACCCGGCTACAGCGATGTCGCGGCACTCCTCGACGAGGTGCGCCCCGACGTCGTGCATGTCTGCACTCCCCATAACCAGCACGCCGACCCCGCCATCGCGGCCTTGGAACGCGGCATCAATGTCATCAGCGAGAAACCGCTTGCCAGCACCATGGCCGACGGCGAACGGCTGGCTGCCGCTGCGGCTGTCAGCTCGGCGCGGATCGGCGTCTGCTTCCAAAACCGCTACAACCAGTCGGTTAGGGCCATGGCGGAGCGGCTCGCCTCGGGTGAGTTTGGCGAAGTTCTTGGCGGTTCGGGCACCGTCATGTGGAACCGCTCGGCCGACTACTACCTGAACCGGCCGTGGCGCGGATGCTGGGAAGGTGGTGGTGGCGGGCTCCTGATGAACCAAGCCATCCACACCCTTGACCTGTTGCAGTGGATGCTGGGAGATGTCACCTCGGTGTCCGGCCATGCCGCAACCCATGCACTCGGCGACACCATCGACGTGGAGGACACGGCTGAACTGGTCCTGACCCATGCAAACGGTGCCCGCAGCGTCTTCTACGCCACCCTTGCCAACCCGGTCAACGCACCCATCACGGTTGACATCGTTGCCGAGAAGGCAACCTTGAGCCTACGCGGGGACCTGACCATCACGCACGACGACGGGCGGGTGGAAGTTGTGGAAGAGCGCCGTGCGGAGTCCGGCGGGCGCGATTACTGGGGCGTTTCACACCAGCTCTACATTGCGGATTTCTACTCCCAGTTGGGCCAAGATGGAGCGTTCTGGATCGATCCGGCGGAAGCGCTCAAGACGCTGCGCATCATCAAGGCCGTCTACGCCCAGAGCTATCCGGGCCTGCTGGACGAGGTCTCATGA
- a CDS encoding ABC transporter substrate-binding protein, producing the protein MEITRKNFIIGGGLGALSLALAACGSSPESSPNTGGGTGGAIDGKGKTLTVLFSTKPQYPEEQKAWFAKTAEDFKTLTGATVQWETFPTANDEMTRIQTSVVSGTGPDVYGLGTTFTPTAFSTGAFVKLGDNEWNQIGGKDKFVPATLGISGPDKDNLIGIPFVSRPFVMAYNTELLAKAGIDKPATTWDEFAEHGKKMTTGDEYGLAVAYKDNFDPWKFIWAMSIQAGNPIIDGKKARLDDPTVAKAFEAYFGWMTTDKCVDPAAVGWGNAQAVAAFAAGKAGYLPMTSPLSIPTLDKSEVKGKYQYALMPMVPPGETSRPADGVEAASILSGDNLVIADYSPNKDLAFAFVKMITDADAQSNYYKIFGEVPTNVEAAKALESDPLVAPALDAASKSVATPFSGAWGDVQLALTNVAVQTIPDLSAGSVSDASLTARLKDAQSKAQAALDRAK; encoded by the coding sequence ATGGAAATCACACGGAAGAACTTTATCATCGGGGGTGGCTTGGGAGCCCTTTCGCTGGCGCTGGCTGCATGCGGGAGCTCCCCTGAAAGCTCCCCGAACACCGGAGGAGGTACCGGAGGCGCCATTGACGGCAAGGGAAAGACACTCACAGTCCTCTTCAGCACCAAGCCTCAATACCCCGAAGAGCAGAAGGCGTGGTTCGCCAAGACCGCCGAAGACTTCAAAACCCTGACTGGCGCCACCGTGCAGTGGGAAACCTTTCCCACTGCGAATGACGAAATGACCAGGATTCAGACGTCAGTGGTATCGGGCACCGGCCCAGACGTCTACGGCTTGGGAACCACTTTCACACCCACCGCTTTCTCGACGGGCGCCTTCGTCAAACTGGGTGACAACGAGTGGAATCAGATTGGCGGCAAGGACAAATTTGTCCCCGCCACACTCGGCATCTCCGGACCCGACAAGGACAACCTGATTGGCATTCCGTTCGTCAGCCGCCCGTTCGTCATGGCCTACAACACGGAGTTGCTCGCCAAGGCAGGCATCGACAAGCCCGCCACCACGTGGGATGAGTTTGCCGAGCACGGCAAGAAGATGACCACCGGAGATGAGTACGGTCTTGCCGTTGCATACAAGGACAACTTCGATCCGTGGAAGTTCATCTGGGCCATGTCAATCCAAGCCGGCAACCCAATCATCGATGGCAAGAAAGCCCGTTTGGACGATCCCACAGTCGCCAAGGCCTTCGAGGCCTACTTTGGCTGGATGACAACGGACAAGTGCGTGGATCCTGCTGCGGTCGGCTGGGGCAACGCCCAGGCCGTGGCGGCCTTCGCCGCCGGCAAGGCAGGATACTTGCCCATGACCTCGCCGCTGAGCATTCCCACCCTCGACAAGTCAGAGGTCAAAGGCAAATACCAGTACGCACTCATGCCGATGGTCCCTCCAGGCGAGACGTCACGTCCAGCCGACGGCGTGGAGGCCGCCAGCATTCTCTCCGGTGACAACCTGGTCATTGCTGACTACTCGCCTAACAAGGACCTGGCTTTCGCATTCGTAAAGATGATCACCGATGCCGACGCCCAGTCGAACTACTACAAGATCTTCGGCGAGGTCCCCACGAACGTTGAGGCCGCCAAGGCTCTCGAATCGGATCCGCTTGTTGCTCCGGCATTGGATGCAGCCTCCAAGTCGGTAGCCACACCGTTCAGCGGTGCATGGGGAGACGTCCAGCTTGCCCTGACCAACGTTGCCGTCCAGACCATCCCCGACCTGTCTGCCGGATCCGTCAGCGATGCCAGCCTCACGGCACGCCTCAAGGATGCACAATCCAAGGCCCAGGCCGCACTTGACCGGGCCAAGTAG
- a CDS encoding sugar phosphate isomerase/epimerase, which yields MTTHSLDAAGFGHRYERKTMAKIGVQAMMLKESFADVGAFETLRKVSGLGYNAVEISQIPMDAGNVSELDRAQTELGMDVASLSVMMEKPVGRPGESLKEDFDKIIDDAKRLDTKLLRIGMMPFSAMKSINAVIEFAKETNGYAERLQEEGINLYYHNHHIEFAKYGGKYLLDIINENSPAMGLELDVHWVQRGGLDPVRTLDKYAGRTSMVHLKDYRIAMMPEDAFKMMESGDMAGFMSAFRNIVQFAEVGEGNLDFPSIIEHSLAAGAQYLLVEQDELYGRTVWEALETSQRNLVAMGYQELF from the coding sequence ATGACAACACATTCACTTGACGCGGCCGGATTCGGCCATCGCTACGAAAGGAAAACCATGGCAAAAATTGGTGTGCAAGCAATGATGCTCAAAGAGAGCTTTGCAGACGTGGGTGCATTCGAGACTCTCCGAAAAGTTAGCGGGCTTGGCTACAATGCGGTTGAAATCTCCCAGATACCCATGGATGCAGGAAACGTCTCCGAGTTGGACCGGGCCCAGACTGAATTGGGCATGGATGTAGCCTCCTTGTCAGTCATGATGGAAAAACCTGTGGGACGCCCTGGAGAGTCCCTCAAGGAAGACTTTGACAAGATTATTGACGACGCCAAACGGCTGGACACCAAACTGCTTCGGATCGGAATGATGCCGTTCTCGGCCATGAAATCCATCAACGCTGTGATCGAATTTGCCAAAGAAACGAACGGCTATGCCGAACGACTCCAAGAGGAGGGCATCAACCTTTATTATCACAACCACCACATCGAGTTTGCCAAGTACGGAGGCAAATACCTGTTGGACATCATCAACGAGAATTCCCCCGCCATGGGGCTGGAACTTGACGTTCACTGGGTGCAACGTGGCGGGTTGGATCCGGTACGAACACTGGACAAATACGCGGGACGCACCTCCATGGTGCACCTGAAGGACTATCGGATCGCGATGATGCCGGAGGACGCCTTTAAGATGATGGAATCCGGAGACATGGCGGGCTTCATGAGTGCATTTAGGAACATCGTCCAGTTTGCCGAAGTCGGCGAAGGCAACCTTGACTTTCCATCGATCATTGAACATTCTCTCGCCGCGGGAGCGCAGTACCTGCTGGTGGAGCAAGACGAACTTTATGGTCGCACCGTATGGGAAGCCCTGGAAACCTCCCAGCGCAACCTGGTCGCCATGGGATACCAGGAATTGTTCTAG
- a CDS encoding Gfo/Idh/MocA family protein, whose product MSKKVRLGIIGLGQQGSAYAKFINEGLVPNMEIGAITDEDPAKRDLAATNYPGVKVYDDYIAMMESGDVDAVVTCIPHYQHPEVGMAALSRGIHALVEKPAGVYTKQVKELNDFAASKPELSFAIMFNQRNNPLYQRLKEIVDNGEIGTILRSNWIITNWWRPQGYYDSSAWRATWGGEGGGVLVNQAPHQLDLWQWICGVPKSVFAKVSYGFRRDIAVEDEVTALADFGNGVTGTFVTATHDMVGTDRFEILGDQGKIVVEGSKTATVTRLKSKEREISQNMGMDDVRKLFMGQLNMDDYLTTEIVEFESIWGGQHAGVLQNFAANILDGTPLLAPGSDGISGVRLANAIHLSSWKGQEVGLDFDEDEFLGLLNERIREEGKYAERS is encoded by the coding sequence GTGAGCAAGAAAGTACGTCTCGGCATTATCGGACTGGGACAACAAGGCAGCGCTTACGCCAAGTTCATCAACGAAGGCCTGGTCCCGAACATGGAAATCGGCGCCATCACTGACGAAGATCCGGCAAAGCGGGACCTCGCGGCGACAAACTATCCCGGCGTCAAGGTCTACGACGACTACATCGCCATGATGGAAAGCGGGGACGTTGACGCCGTGGTCACATGCATCCCGCACTACCAGCACCCGGAAGTGGGTATGGCGGCATTGTCGCGGGGCATCCACGCACTTGTGGAAAAGCCGGCCGGTGTCTACACCAAACAGGTTAAGGAGCTCAATGATTTTGCTGCATCGAAGCCGGAGCTCTCTTTCGCGATCATGTTCAACCAGCGCAACAACCCCCTGTACCAGCGGTTGAAGGAAATCGTCGACAACGGCGAGATCGGTACCATCCTGCGCAGCAACTGGATTATCACCAACTGGTGGCGTCCGCAGGGCTACTACGACTCTAGCGCGTGGCGAGCAACATGGGGTGGCGAGGGTGGCGGAGTTCTCGTCAACCAGGCGCCGCATCAGTTGGACCTATGGCAATGGATCTGTGGCGTTCCCAAATCTGTCTTCGCCAAAGTCTCCTACGGCTTTCGCCGTGACATTGCGGTTGAGGATGAAGTCACTGCCTTGGCCGATTTCGGAAACGGCGTCACCGGCACCTTCGTAACCGCCACCCACGACATGGTCGGCACCGACCGCTTCGAGATTCTGGGAGATCAGGGCAAGATCGTGGTCGAGGGTTCCAAAACCGCCACTGTCACACGCCTAAAGTCTAAGGAGCGTGAAATCAGCCAAAACATGGGCATGGATGACGTGCGCAAGCTGTTCATGGGCCAGCTGAACATGGACGACTACCTGACCACCGAAATCGTTGAATTCGAGTCCATCTGGGGCGGCCAGCACGCAGGTGTCTTGCAGAACTTCGCCGCCAATATCCTTGACGGCACGCCGCTGCTGGCCCCGGGTTCCGACGGCATCAGTGGCGTCCGACTTGCCAACGCCATCCATCTCTCCAGCTGGAAGGGACAGGAAGTCGGCCTCGATTTTGATGAGGACGAATTCCTGGGCCTGCTAAATGAACGCATCCGTGAAGAAGGCAAGTACGCTGAGCGCTCATAG
- a CDS encoding carbohydrate ABC transporter permease produces the protein MPTWLIAVLTTLLCILVLVPIAYIFLASLNSDIGVARGEFWPSEFSLESYTKIWGSVGLGKGIINSLIVSGSVAVVSAIIAIGTAYVLVRFSFVGRLTMLRGLLGLQSIPGTLMLLPVFVLFASIGSWVGITIIGTLWGLFIAYLTFALPFSTWVMVTYLRGLPRELEEAARIDGASNLGILFRIIVPLSWPGIVVSGIFAFLLGWNDVLFASIFTKPDTATAAIVLQTFSASQEGGAIPVYSQMMAAALVCAAPVVILYFVFQRYLVGGLTAGGVK, from the coding sequence ATGCCAACGTGGCTCATTGCTGTACTGACCACCCTTCTCTGCATTCTTGTGCTGGTCCCCATCGCATACATCTTCCTCGCTTCACTGAACTCCGACATTGGTGTTGCTCGAGGAGAGTTTTGGCCCAGCGAGTTCTCCCTGGAGAGCTACACCAAAATCTGGGGAAGTGTCGGCCTGGGCAAGGGCATCATCAACAGCCTGATCGTTTCCGGGTCCGTAGCCGTAGTCTCTGCCATCATTGCCATCGGTACCGCATACGTACTGGTGCGGTTCTCGTTCGTGGGCAGACTGACCATGCTGCGCGGACTCTTGGGCCTCCAAAGCATCCCCGGCACGCTCATGCTGCTTCCCGTGTTCGTGCTGTTTGCTTCCATCGGTTCATGGGTTGGTATCACTATCATTGGCACCCTATGGGGTTTGTTTATTGCCTATCTGACATTCGCCCTGCCATTCTCCACTTGGGTTATGGTCACTTACTTGCGGGGACTGCCACGTGAACTGGAAGAAGCTGCCCGCATTGACGGAGCCTCAAACCTTGGCATCCTGTTCCGGATCATCGTCCCGCTAAGCTGGCCCGGTATCGTGGTCTCGGGTATCTTCGCGTTCCTGCTTGGCTGGAATGACGTCCTGTTTGCTTCTATTTTCACCAAGCCGGACACAGCCACAGCTGCGATTGTGCTGCAGACATTCAGCGCCAGCCAAGAAGGTGGCGCCATACCCGTGTACAGCCAGATGATGGCTGCGGCACTGGTCTGTGCTGCTCCTGTTGTCATCCTCTATTTCGTCTTCCAGCGCTATCTCGTCGGAGGCCTCACAGCTGGCGGCGTCAAGTAA
- a CDS encoding LacI family DNA-binding transcriptional regulator translates to MSTSTSGAGKRVPRVKTAKTAATIYDIAELAGVNPSTVSRALSKPGRVSAKTQQKILDAAEELNYQVNIFARALPTGKTQTVGLIVADITNPAFFDIIRGAETSASARGYTLMLAESAESAEHELTAARRMLATVDALILASPRLADEEIQQLALKKPVVVTNRRVAGVGSVVADTEAGVAAAVRHLADLGHTSIAYVAGPKRSWMSKRRWETIKARCDWHGIAVSTVASGAPTVDGGRHAAAAVRGGEATAVFCYNDLMAIGLMRELQAAGMRIPGELSILGFDNIFGSDFTTPPLSTIKSPLHELGVAALAMVLASTVGVKVDRADSTLSTELVLRGSTGPAKVA, encoded by the coding sequence ATGAGCACGTCAACTAGCGGCGCTGGCAAGCGTGTACCCCGAGTGAAGACGGCAAAAACTGCTGCCACCATTTATGACATTGCTGAGCTTGCGGGGGTCAATCCTTCAACCGTCTCTCGGGCACTCAGTAAGCCTGGACGGGTCAGCGCCAAGACACAGCAAAAAATCCTCGACGCCGCTGAAGAACTCAACTACCAGGTCAACATCTTTGCCAGGGCGTTGCCCACCGGTAAAACCCAGACAGTTGGCTTGATCGTCGCTGACATCACCAACCCGGCGTTCTTCGACATCATCCGCGGTGCTGAAACATCAGCCTCGGCCAGAGGTTACACCCTGATGCTTGCGGAATCCGCTGAATCTGCAGAGCACGAGTTGACGGCCGCTAGACGGATGCTGGCAACAGTGGATGCGCTTATTCTCGCCAGCCCCCGGCTGGCCGATGAAGAAATTCAGCAGCTGGCACTCAAGAAGCCAGTTGTTGTGACAAACCGCAGGGTTGCAGGAGTGGGGTCCGTTGTGGCTGACACCGAAGCAGGTGTCGCCGCCGCTGTTCGGCACCTGGCAGACTTGGGTCACACCTCCATTGCCTATGTAGCGGGACCCAAACGGTCATGGATGTCCAAGCGGCGATGGGAGACCATCAAAGCCCGGTGCGACTGGCACGGAATTGCCGTGTCAACGGTCGCCTCAGGTGCCCCAACGGTCGACGGCGGCCGGCACGCAGCAGCCGCCGTCCGCGGTGGCGAAGCAACTGCCGTTTTTTGCTACAACGACCTGATGGCCATCGGACTCATGCGCGAACTCCAGGCGGCAGGTATGCGCATTCCTGGCGAGTTGAGCATCTTGGGCTTCGACAACATCTTTGGCTCAGATTTCACCACGCCGCCTTTGTCCACCATCAAGTCGCCGCTGCACGAACTGGGTGTCGCGGCGTTGGCCATGGTGCTGGCGTCAACCGTGGGGGTCAAAGTGGACCGTGCTGATTCCACGCTGAGCACGGAGTTGGTGTTGCGGGGCTCAACAGGGCCGGCCAAGGTCGCCTGA
- a CDS encoding LacI family DNA-binding transcriptional regulator: MSVIPDGITPRRPATIRDVAALSGVTASTVSRALSTPGRVNFRTRARIEAAAARLNYVPNAQAKALSSGRTRAVALLVADITNPFYFDIIRGTQHQLKAAGYTQLLVDTEESDEVEINTLEQMRQTADGVILTASRLPDELIANASSKMPLVTINRDVPGVPSVILDTPAATNQALDHLISLGHSRIAYLSGPETSSSNARRWAALSAAASEQSVDVVQLGPFAPRTHSGAAAADALVYSGATAGIAFNDLIAIGMLTRLRERGLRVPQDISIVGCDDIFGADFCSPPLTTVTAPVEQAGRVAVTMLLSQLDPERGALPRSHSLLPTYLTIRGSTGSRPPASADKPRQ; the protein is encoded by the coding sequence ATGAGTGTTATCCCCGATGGCATCACTCCGCGACGCCCGGCCACCATCCGAGATGTTGCAGCCTTATCCGGAGTAACGGCCTCCACTGTCTCACGCGCACTGTCTACACCGGGAAGGGTGAATTTTCGCACCCGTGCCCGAATCGAAGCTGCTGCCGCGCGACTCAACTATGTCCCCAATGCACAGGCAAAGGCGCTGAGCTCGGGGCGCACACGGGCCGTTGCCTTGCTGGTCGCCGACATTACCAATCCGTTCTATTTCGACATCATCCGAGGCACCCAACATCAGCTCAAGGCTGCCGGTTACACACAGCTACTGGTGGACACAGAAGAGTCCGATGAAGTTGAGATCAATACACTTGAACAAATGCGCCAAACAGCTGACGGCGTGATCCTGACAGCCTCCCGCCTACCAGATGAACTCATTGCCAATGCGAGCAGCAAGATGCCGCTCGTCACCATCAACCGCGACGTGCCCGGGGTTCCCTCAGTTATCCTCGATACGCCGGCAGCCACCAACCAGGCCTTGGATCATTTGATTTCACTGGGCCATTCCCGCATCGCCTACCTGTCCGGACCTGAAACCTCCAGTTCCAACGCACGCCGCTGGGCGGCCCTCTCCGCCGCCGCGAGCGAACAATCTGTAGACGTAGTCCAACTGGGCCCCTTTGCACCGCGTACACATTCAGGCGCCGCAGCGGCGGATGCATTGGTTTACTCTGGCGCCACGGCCGGCATCGCCTTCAATGACCTCATCGCAATCGGGATGCTGACCCGACTGCGGGAACGCGGACTTCGGGTCCCTCAAGACATCAGCATTGTAGGTTGCGACGACATATTTGGCGCCGACTTTTGCAGCCCACCCCTGACAACAGTCACCGCACCCGTGGAACAGGCCGGTCGCGTGGCAGTGACGATGCTGCTGAGCCAACTCGACCCGGAGCGTGGCGCACTCCCCCGAAGCCACTCGCTCCTGCCCACCTACCTGACAATTCGAGGATCCACAGGCTCTCGCCCACCTGCATCCGCAGACAAGCCCCGACAGTAG
- a CDS encoding sugar phosphate isomerase/epimerase, with the protein MSIAQNPTWTLSGFGDEVDPDPKVQAAVLLALGASHIEVRSAWGTNVVELTDEQIAELKTILDESGLKVSAVASPIGKVDISLPVEHETERLRRIIVVAKALEAKYIRMFSFFRAEDQSPEGIRGAVMERMVALARLAEESDVMLIHENEKDIYGDTPERVLDIMETVNSPALRAAWDNANFVQVGVKPFTDAYAMLRPHLEYLQVKDARATTGEVVPTGQGDGQLMETLTALSQDGYVGFASLEPHLATQNELGGFSGPAEFGVAARAFRTATDAIGITLA; encoded by the coding sequence ATGTCCATTGCCCAAAACCCCACCTGGACTCTTTCCGGGTTTGGCGACGAGGTAGACCCAGACCCCAAGGTGCAGGCCGCCGTGCTATTGGCGCTTGGGGCATCCCACATTGAGGTCCGTAGCGCCTGGGGCACCAACGTTGTTGAGCTCACCGACGAGCAGATTGCCGAGCTTAAGACAATTCTGGATGAATCGGGACTGAAGGTTTCCGCCGTCGCAAGTCCCATCGGCAAGGTGGACATTTCCCTCCCAGTCGAGCACGAGACCGAGCGTTTGCGCCGTATCATCGTAGTGGCCAAGGCACTCGAAGCCAAATACATTCGCATGTTTTCCTTCTTCCGTGCTGAGGACCAGAGCCCGGAAGGTATCCGCGGAGCAGTCATGGAGCGCATGGTCGCATTGGCCCGTTTGGCCGAGGAATCCGATGTGATGCTCATTCACGAGAACGAGAAGGACATTTACGGTGACACCCCGGAGCGGGTCTTGGACATCATGGAAACTGTGAACTCGCCAGCACTGCGTGCAGCGTGGGACAACGCCAACTTCGTCCAGGTGGGTGTCAAACCCTTTACCGATGCCTACGCAATGCTTCGTCCGCACCTGGAGTACCTGCAAGTCAAGGACGCTAGGGCCACCACAGGTGAAGTGGTGCCGACAGGTCAGGGCGACGGCCAGCTTATGGAGACTCTGACAGCCTTAAGTCAGGACGGTTACGTAGGATTCGCGTCGCTGGAGCCGCACCTGGCCACCCAGAATGAGCTCGGTGGCTTCTCTGGGCCGGCCGAATTTGGTGTCGCAGCCCGAGCTTTCCGCACCGCCACTGACGCCATCGGGATTACGCTCGCCTAG